ttcataTGAACACAAGTACACAGTCCCTTTAACTGGTTGATTACATTTACTGTATTATAATTGATTCATAACCCTACCGTTTTACCTCCTCAGGTACGTTAAGACCAGTGCGACGGAGTTTCTATGACTCCACCTCAGCTCCAGGCCAAGGTTGGATATGGGAGTGGGAAAATGACGCAGGTTCCTGGACGACCTATGATATGCAGGTGATCATTGCCTTGCAAGTGGCATGGGACCGACAGCAACCCTGGCTGGACCTGACATCAATAGGCTTTTGCTACTTTGTAGACTTCCAGACCATGACCCAGATTAACAGGCAAACGCAGCGGCAGCGGCGCATCCAGAGACGCTCAGACATGGTTTACCCACTAGTCTCTGGGCCACTGCCTAAAACCTCACAGGCTTGGGGTACAGGCTCAAGGTCTGGAGGCATTGCTAAAGGACTTACATCAGGTGGGGGCTCAACCAGGGCACTTCTCGGGGTAGGAGTTTCTGGATCTACTTTGAGTAGAAAAGGAAGTGTGGTTTACCCAAGCGGGACGCTTTCGGGATCATCTCTCGCTCCTCCTGGACAGCCATGTGCCTGCCAGCAGTGCATGCTGGTGTTGAGTGTAAAGGCAAATGGCACCTCATCACAGACACTGGGACGTGCAACAAAGCCAAACAGTCCTAAATCCAACTTTGGGACACTTGCATCCTCCTCTGCGTCCATGTCTGTTTTAAAATCCTATTCTCATACACTACCACATGGCACGTCTTTAAAATGCTCGCTCTCGGAAGAAGCCAAGAATTCTGCTGCTTTTGATCAGTCATTGTCTCTTCTCACATCGGGCACTGCCAATCTCTCAATCTCCTCCAGCCGCCCACCGCCTCCAACTCTGCCATCGCCGAATAAGCAGCCTTCGTCCGCCCCAAGCTCTTCGTCTTCTGCAACATTTGTGCCAACTGCCATGCTTATTAACACATCAACCAGTCCCTCATCATCCACAGATTTGACATCATCTTCAACATCATTGCTTTCTCAACGCTCTGCTGCCTGTGCTGCCCCTCTGCCATCTCGTGCCAGTCTTACAGGGCTTAGTCGGCCTGCTTTGCAGAGAATTGCCATGGCACAGTCACGGGCCCTTATTGCCTCTGGGTGAGAAAAGCCATTTTAcctttttctttcagtttccCCCAGTATACATTATAGTTTATTTCATTATGCTATGATTTAAATCTATAATATACAATATCGTTCAAAAGGTTAGGGTCAGTacgacaataaagacatttataaagttacaGAAGATTTTAGTTTCAAATAAACGctctactgaaaaaaaaatactgaaaaatccTGGTTTCCAAAAAACATAatgcagcacaacagtttttaataataataagaagagtcatcatacataaaaaaacatcaaatcagtatattagaatgatttcttgaagggtcatgtgatgctgaaaattcaggtttacctcacagaaataaattacattttaaaatatatttaagtacaaTTTCATATAAccttttctaataatatttcacaatatttctgttattACGGTGTTCTttcaaaacctttaaaaaattctttctgacctcaaactttttaacagtatttacaataataataatatgctaATGTTGTTtgcatataatattatatattatttggcCGTTTATGCCACACTTAATGTGATGTATGAATGTCACTGCATtagataacaaaataaatgtggGTGGTgtctattttaaagaaaaatacaagCACAGTTTAATAAGAATTATtgctaataaaacaataaataatatactatTTATAATTAACAAATTTAGCACTTTTCCGAATGCTATCGACATGTTCTACTGACAACCAGACAACCAACGGCCGAAGAAAATTAACCTGTGGTTACTCTGCTCGGAAACTTTTGTGAACTTCAGGAAACAGAATTTGTCGACTAAAATgaccagtatatatatatagtatagtgTTAATAGATGTGAGTTCAGCTCTTGTATTAGTGTGTTCATGTATTTTACCCCTCCTCTGTGTGGGAGTGTGTTTCTCACGTTTCTCACACTGCTAAATCATCCATGTCTGCTCTGTTTGATGACCATCTGGGGACAGAATGGTCTTGCTCGTTCCCTCCCCACCCCCTTTATGTCTATAGCTGTTTCTCTGGCTTTTCCCGCAGCTCTCAGTCGTGATTTCATGTTCCCGCTGGGTTTCTGCGGCAACCTTTGTTGACAAGACATGGGCTGGTCTGCATTAGCAACACAATGCTCTCTCACTGAAGCATTTGACATAgtagagtgtgtgtgcatgtctaTGTTAGGAAGGATTTGGGGTGACGAGCAAAAGGTTTTGACGTTGAATGTTGTAACGATTGTGTCCCGGTGTTTCCTGAAGCATTAGTAGACATGACATGATGGGGGTTTGGGATGTAGCTTGAGTGGATTGAAGTTTGAGAATAAACTATGTGCAAATACAACCAGAAACAGatttgaagtatttttactcTTTTGTGGCTAATTATgatgttacattttaattttattaaaaatggtacCAAGGCTAGAttataaatcaaatacaaattaaatcatACAGGTGTTGCATACATGTGTGAGAACATAGTGTGCGCTTTTTAATGGTACGTTCTGTTTAAGACGTAAAGCCATCTGGAGGCATAGATCAGCAGTTgttgaacgtgtgtgtgtgtgtgtgagaaaacaATGCAACAATTCTGTTGTAAAGGCATGGCTGCAGAGAGTGACCAGGAGAAATATGTTGACTTAGCATTTGTACCCTAATCAAATCCGGATGCTTCTATTTCATCCAATCATAACACATTTTCAATACATGTCCATTTCAGGTGTCTAACTATGTATCTACTATAACTATGTCCCCTGGATGtgtttctaaatatttaatgcaaatcaTTTCCTTAAACGAGCatgtagaaactttaaaataacacttcTTGTTTCACTctcagctacacacacacatttgcagTTGGTCTTTTAGCACATCAAAATAACTCAATCATACTGATGAAGCATTTGGACAGTTTAAAGAACACTCTTTAGTAGAGTAAAGCAAATAAtacctataataataaaaattcccTTAGATAATTCATTGATTAATACAAATTGATATAAAATTTAACAAAACCGTACAGGTTGCATAATTTTCGGTTATTACCAgataacaaattaattaatgaagGATACAACTACTTATTATAAGTCTATCCAACCTTACCCagatacatacagtacactcaAAATGATACGTACTATATTGCAATCTCAACTGCTTGTTGTATTGttgaaaaatggaaaatatattaTTGCTCAGCAATATATTGGGAGTTAGATATATTAGATATATAGTACATCCTACTTCACCTGCATGcattcatacagtatattcacatAAAGCAATATGTACTATATAGCATCTTGGCCACGTGATTGTTTCTGTTACCGCAAATTTTTTATCGCAGAGCTTTGTATGCAAAGTCCTCATGCATAAAGTACACTTGCATGGGGCGATATATACTATATAGGAAATCTTAGCTGCTTGATTGCTTAAGTCATTGCAAAATGCATGCTACTGTATATTATCACCCAGCTCTAATCTGGTTAATGTGACTATAATGCATGAAGATATCAAGATATtataaacacactttttttttttctataaagctactttgaaacaatgtgtatttaaaaatatatgcaaataaattagaCTTCACTAAATAGAAGCCAGCTAAATTAGGTTGCATGACAACCTAAAAAACCTTTAAGAAACAATCCAAGGttagcaaaaaacaaacaaaaaaaacatcaaattcaccATGACCCAGACTAGATTAGATATGGGTTTATATGCAACCAGTATAAACATTATTTGCACTGATCATAATGTCTTTTGTGTGATGATTTATTGACTGCCAAAACCACACAAGCATTGAAATTCAAGAGACATTTAAAAACCAAACacgtaaagggatagttcacccaaaaatgaaaattatataattaattattcaccctcatgtcgttccggACCCagaagaccttcgttcatcttcggaacaccagttaagatatttttgatgaaatccgagagctctctgaccttCCGTAGACAGCAAGGGTGCTACcacggtcaaggcacagaaacacagtaagaacatcattaaaatagtccatgtgacatcagtggttcaaccgtaattttacgaagctacgagaatactttgtgtgcaaagaaaacaaaaagaatgactttattcaacaatttgtcgtCTCTGCGTCACCctggtgccattttggagagtatcaggATGCATGAGTATGCTATGATCTAAATGTAAACAACACATAGCATGCGCATGCGTCGTGATGCTCTCGAATTGACGAATttcgaattgttgaataaagttgtttttgttttctttgtacacaaaaagtattctcgcagcttcgtaaaattaaggttgaaccacttatgtcacatggactattttaatgatgttcttactgtgtttctgtgccttgactgTGGTAGTTACactgctgtctatgggagggtcagagagtgCTCGgacttcatcaaaaatat
The genomic region above belongs to Onychostoma macrolepis isolate SWU-2019 chromosome 01, ASM1243209v1, whole genome shotgun sequence and contains:
- the dtx4b gene encoding E3 ubiquitin-protein ligase DTX4, translated to MLRSAPTQMDTMSLASAVVVWEWLNEHGRWRPYSPAVSHHIEAVIRSDPRGGSVVLGRADSRLSPYILDLHSMHQFRQDTGTLRPVRRSFYDSTSAPGQGWIWEWENDAGSWTTYDMQVIIALQVAWDRQQPWLDLTSIGFCYFVDFQTMTQINRQTQRQRRIQRRSDMVYPLVSGPLPKTSQAWGTGSRSGGIAKGLTSGGGSTRALLGVGVSGSTLSRKGSVVYPSGTLSGSSLAPPGQPCACQQCMLVLSVKANGTSSQTLGRATKPNSPKSNFGTLASSSASMSVLKSYSHTLPHGTSLKCSLSEEAKNSAAFDQSLSLLTSGTANLSISSSRPPPPTLPSPNKQPSSAPSSSSSATFVPTAMLINTSTSPSSSTDLTSSSTSLLSQRSAACAAPLPSRASLTGLSRPALQRIAMAQSRALIASGYTAVYGRVRECSDFIKNILICVLKIKEPSLWVWNMRAMMQKEQIHFLNFLCLRLISVFCISFQDCTICMEALGGPSGYKGPGVASVSHAESVGRLAQCGHLYHLQCLVAMYNNGNKDGSLQCPTCKTIYGVKTGNQPPGKMEYHVIPHSLPGHPDYKTIRIIYNIPPGIQGPEHPNPGKPFTARGFPRHCYLPDNEKGRKALRLLLLAWDRRLIFSVGTSSTTGESDTVIWNEIHHKTEFGSNLTGHGYPDSGYIDNVLEELKAQGITEDEEQQL